Proteins encoded in a region of the Nicotiana tomentosiformis chromosome 9, ASM39032v3, whole genome shotgun sequence genome:
- the LOC138899226 gene encoding uncharacterized protein, with product MKILSINVPLVEDLEQMSGYAKFMKDLVTKKWSMNFETIKVTHQVSEIVHSIATKLEDLGAFTIPCTIGSAKCAKALCDLGASINLIPYSVLKTLGVGQPRPTSMILQMNDRTMKRPLGVIEDVLVHVDKFILPANFVILYCEVDYEVPIILGRPFISIGKALYDVEVRELTFRVGDEKVVFHVCKSKRQPNSNEVCSFVDLVTDVIVDDTSATINVGDMLEAVFLNFDDDEMDGFMEYVNSLQGMGL from the coding sequence atgaagattcTCTCAATCAAcgtgccattagttgaagatttggaacaaatgtccggttatgcaaagtttatgaaggatcttgtgacaaagaagtggtcaatgaattttgaaactatcaaagtcactcatcaagtgagtgaaattgtgcATTCAATTGCTACTAAGTTGGAAGATCtcggtgctttcacaattccttgtacaattggaagtgccaagtgtgctaaagctctttgtgatcttggggcaagtatcaatttgattccCTATTCAGTTTTAAAGACCTTGGGagttgggcaaccaagacctacCTCTATGATATTGCAAATGAACGATCGGaccatgaagagacctttgggagtgattgaagatgtcttggttcatgttgataaattcattcttccagcgAATTTTGTCATTCTatattgtgaagttgattatgaggtgccgattattcttggaagaccttttaTTTCTATAGGGAAGGCTCTTTATGATGTTGAAGttagagaactcactttccgggtaggagatgaaaaagtggtattccatgtatgCAAGTCCaagaggcaaccaaatagcaacgaggtgtgttcttttgtggacttggtgaccgatgttattgttgatgatacaagtgccacaatcaatgttggtgatatgttagaGGCTGTCtttctcaactttgatgatgacgagatggatggcttcatggaatatgtgaactctttgcaaggaatggggttgtAA